The Corythoichthys intestinalis isolate RoL2023-P3 chromosome 2, ASM3026506v1, whole genome shotgun sequence DNA segment CATTAATCTTCTGTGCCACTTATCCTTACAGGGGTCTCGGAGTGCTGTAGCTTATCCTAACTAACTATGAGCAGTAGGCAGGGTCCTCCCTGTTttagttgccagccaatcacaaaatgagacaaacaaccattcacgcacgacTTTTCAAGCAGCCTACcatctatttttttattgtatattCATAAATTATCTAGCCTTGATTGAATGCCTCAGTCTACCACATGCAACCCTGTTTATGCATGTGATCAgaatgagactttttttttccccattaaagaGTATATCTTCTTAGCTGGCAGTAAAAGCCAATCCTGAGAAAAAACTAACAATTGTACAGATTTGCAGCCCTGTTACTCTGACTACGCCAAATATTGTAAATATCAACTAACCTATTGATATTTAAACTGAGCTCAACATTCCTCTAATAGTTTATTATCAATCATTGaccatagggtgaccatattttgatttccaaaaaaaaggGACACTCGACCCGGCCTCAAAATTTGAACTTGAAGTTCACTCAACGATgccttatcactttaatatatttagtgTGCCTCCGccatctggatagaaaaatCCAGTTTAGAAAAAACAGCTATATAAccaaagacacaaattcaaattcgCAGAGTTTACCTAACAGGATTTGCTATTCCTAAAAcaataatgcaaaaaaacactggcttaaatagttgtttttttaaaaatgcctctTCTGCATTGGCGAATACTtgaatcctagaacaaaataatagctgtcTTTTCAATTCTTACTCTACAAGTAAATCtgaagcaattttttaaatatacctcTTCTGTAGAAAATACAACTTTGACAAAAAGCTAATTTCTCATTCCAGTGAAATAATGTAAATTAAACCGTAGCCACAAGACTATCTCAACCATTGTCGTTGTCAAGTTGTTATTCCCACTTAATTATTATTCTCATTcactgttctagattgcacacaaccaaataaccgaaataaactgatgaacaattcaaccagcatgtttccaaatgcaGCACTTCAAAACCACATATTCCATAATGCCCAGCGCGGCTTACCTCACTGAGAGCTAGCACCAGTAGCCGAGGCAAAAATCATatattgctataaaagtttacaatcattggCAGTGTAATAATGCGACACCAAATGGAATTTTATAGATTACACCAGTACaacgctccgacagaagtcagctgttgccaaaaaataagttaagCAAGTGTACATACCGATAGCCTGTGAGCTCCTGTAGTCACAACTCACgaaagtttttttgtgaatgaGAACTTACAGTTGAGgccatgataaagccagtctTTGACTGCACACGCGTGCGCAAATTTGTATCCGaagtagaataaaggtattttcgACTTAATTACAGTTTTAGTTAgggttgtgacaaaatatcgaaatagtgatatatcgtgatactttatatcccaaaaggttatcgaaatGATCtgcccaagaatcgagatatcgttttaagaaggtgtcaatgttcaacaaaaaaaagaagaaaaaaaaagaaagaaaaaaaagcaaccaacaagttgctaccataaTCTTCCACTATGGTGTCTCAGGTAActgtaaggctgccattgacggtcctcgacgcccaatccatttagactgggaacgttcgttcattcgaaaccagagcattcccagtcattctgtccgattttcggggcatttacaggtcacttgctgttcatttacaggtcatttcctgttgagtttgagtcactgcctaatcatttgggtgattcccaggtcacttcctgttctgtaactcaaaataaacaggaagtgacccataaaataccccaaaatcaacaggaagtaactgaaactcAACAAGTAAAtggccttaaatggcccaaaattacctcactgccttgcattggctgccaatgacggccatagacgttcaatccgtttgaagtgggagggatggcagcgaatgaacgaatgttcattcgctgccatcctcccagttcaaatggattggacgtctacaagtgataaactcattccaattcacagcagaagcttgtttttctgtttattagttgtttgtagaatatcctagaatgatttcctgaccaatgtatcgataatcgttgtatcgccatatcgtcagatcattgttatcgtgaccTTTGGATCGCAAATCgcatcgtatcatgaggtaacaagaggttcccactcctacttttAGGTACATGAGCATTAGATTATATATGTACCGAACACAAGTCTTAACAACAGTGGAGGCTCTTTGGGAACATGTTATAGGCCCGACAGTAccatagtattctgtgcaaatcgCCAGTgaaaaaaacggacattttcgGGAATTTATAAAACTCCACCAGACTCCACGGACATGATGTAAAAAGTGGATATGTCAAGgcgaaagaggacttttggtcaCCCAAATACTGTATGTAGCAGAGAAGAAATGAAGgctttttttcaagaattttgaagccaaaatgtcttcaATTCAAGAATAACCCCAGCATCCTCTCTTGCCTGTTCCTTAATAGCAGAGCCAAAGAATGCAACAGAGCAACCACGCGGGCGACCATTCTACTGCGAACGAACGTCGCAACCTGATGACATCTGACGAGAACTACCACAACGAACGGGCGCACAAGGGACGCAACCGAATGTCTTCGGGCTCGCAGCACAGCCGAGAGGCGCAGGACCCCTACCAGGACTACCAGGACCCCTATCAGGATGCATACAAGCCACACCGCAACCGCAGCTCCCCGGGCAGCTACAGCCATGACTCCCGGCATCGGCTCTGAACGCACTTTTTGTCATCACCAAGATGTCCCAAATTCCACCCACAAGTGATCGCTGCCACAGAGCCAAGATTGTCTCAACATTTCCCTATTTTCAGGGGGGTTATTTGGGTATTACACCTCCAAAGCAGTCACAAAAGTTCATTTGCGTTTCATGATGCCCAGCCAATTACTTGACCTTCACGCTCAGAAGACATGATGCCATCGGCAGCGGTCACCCGGTGCTGATGTGATGTCACACCAGATAGGAAGGAGGTCCACTGGACAGAGACCCCTTCCCTAACCATGTAAAAACCCTCTCGCCTTTTAGCTTATTGCATGCTAATAGAAGATGAACGtctgcttccttccttcctttaaagatttttttcaatctATCCCTTAGGTCTGATTTTCTTAATCACTAGATGTAGACAAGTGGTTTCAGGTGGTTTCGAAAAGAGGGTATTGGCAATTTTCTAGCGTGCtgctagtttaaaaaaattggtGCTTCACGTTCTTGAACTATTTTGGTGATTGAACATTACTTCTAACATGGCTTAGCTCTCGTAGAATATAGGGTCTTTGCTGCAAACAGGGCTGActgaaaggagaaaaaaatgttgttcatTTCTAATTAGTCCAAAAGCTCGATTcatactatttggtgaagttttgaAGAGCCTCTGCTAGATAAGTTCCAATTTGATAGAATTTAAAGGAAAGTTGCTCTTTTTGTTTTGGCTTTTAGTGTTGTTTTAGTGAATTATTTCCAGTGATTGGTTACGCCTGGCACTCCTCAGGTCCTTCCCAGACCCTCCCACTTCCATAAGCCAATCAGTTTCCTGCTTGCTAACCTGTGTCTTGTTGCATTGTCTAATCTCCTGCATTTAGCTCCTGGTTTCGCCATTTGTCATATTTTCGCGCAcatttattattgtttgtttttgtaaatTTGTTGAAAAGTTGTATTTAGTTTCACCTCTGGCTGTTCATTCTACAAATCAACTAAAATATTGAGATGTTTATGGAAACTGATCAATATGTCTATGTGGTAAGCTACGTTGCCCCTAAACTTGCGATGCACAGTGACAACTGTTTAAGAAAGTGTTTGTGCTGTTTGTGGTTGAATGACAGTGTGATTGAACACACTGAATAAGAAAGTGCAGATGTAGCGATTAAGGCACTTTATGTTGTAGTTTTATTGTAAACATCCCTAATAATTTTGAGGAAAATGAGTTCTAGATGACCAACACTTCCAAACAATGTAGTTGAGCCAAGAAATTGGctgtaaaaaagtaattgaacTGAGTGAATAAGTGACTTCTGTTGTTTGGGATAATTGAACGTTTAGTTCTGTGGAGGAAATCAGACACGCACACATACGCgctattatataatatatcatataatatatatatatatatatatatatatataaagtggtatgaaaaagtatctgaaccttttggaatttctcacgtttctgcataaaatcaccatcaaatgtgatctgatctttgtcaaaatcacacagatgaaaatacagtatctacttgaactaaaaccccccaaacatttatcggttttcatattttaatgaggatagcatgcaaacaatgacagaagggggaaatataagtgagtgaaccctctgcctaaggagacctaaagagcagttgaaaccaatttttaccaggcATTTTAAGTCaaatgtgtgcccaatcactgatgtgtGGTTTAATtctgccctgtccactataaaacacacatctggtacgaattgtcttgatgagaagcattgtctgatgtgtatcatggctcggtcaaaagagctctctgtagacctgcgatcaaggatagttgatttttataaagctgggaaaggatacaaaaccatctctaaaagtctggatgttcatcaatttgacagtcagagaagttgtctacaaatggagagagtttggcactgcttctctcccaaggagtggccgtccactatAGATGACGcctagagttcagcgcagaatactcagagaggtaaaaaaaaaaaagaaccttagagtgtctgctaaagacttacagaaagcacaggcacagtccaatatctttgtgcacacatcaactatacataaaactatggccaagaatggtgttgatgggattgttgcttgtttaatgtttgcaaaaaggcacttgaacactccacagaggttgtggcaaaatattttgtggactgctgataccaaagttcaattgtttgggagtaacaaacaatgtcatgtgtggaagaaaaaatattaaatgtgatggttcatttggctaaagcagacactgtttttttcatctgtgtgatttttgacaaaagtcagatcacatttgacggagagtttatgcagaaatgtgagaaattcctaaatgttcagatacttttccataccGATGTATTATATAGTGTAAGGGGGGGCTGGTTTCTGAAATGCAATACATTGTTGTTACATTGTTCTCTATTTTGATCTTTTGGTTTACTTGGCATGTCAATGCCTATTCAACTTCTGTAATAGGAATTTGTTCGGTATGCTCCACCAGCCAGTAGAACTGGAATGAAATCATCTGAAAGATATTGGAATGCTCACCACCAGATTTACCATATGATGGATATAATCAGATTGAAAGCAATTTCCATTTAAAATGGTCCCCCCAAAAATCTTGAAATATGCTCTTATGATGGCGTTTTCCAAGGATATATTGTAGTTATATGGTtcccttttattatttttcgaTGAAATATAGAACAAAACTGATGGAAGGCCTACGAAAAAGAACATGTATTACAGTCAAACAGCAACAGATGAGCATTTCTGGGGATTATTTTTCTAACAGATGTACATAGAGTCTTTCAAGAAATGCTCTAAACAGAGAGACAAAGGCAAGTTGTCAGTCATGTGTGATTCAAAGCAGCATGCTTTGCATTCAATGAGGATCTTCATGTACTATGCAATCACAAACTTCATGCTGTGGCCTCTCCGCACCTCCCCTTTTCCACACAGCTTCTTCTGGACCATCGAGGGAATCTTGTGTTTATTGTGGATATGTCTGTGGAAGGTGAAAATCCTCAGCGGCTAATGCGGTATTGCATGCAAAATATATCATTCTAATTTATAAGGAACCGTTAAAGGAAACAAAATGACTTTGGAGGCAGCTGTGTTTAAAGCAGAGCTCCAAGTGACTACAACATTtcttttgcaaaaataaaagagCCGTTATGATATTGtctgttgtattttattttattttaacagtCAAAACAACAATTGGTAACAATTAATTAACAGGTGATAAAAATATTGAATTGATTCATATATAAGGAAAAAAGGAAATGTAGAAGTGCATCTCTTATAATTAGCACTTTTTCAAAAAGTAACAGTTTAGATTTATTACACtgagtgaaacatttttttgctgCTTATAGACGGAGAATGGGaatcatatttttataatggaatTTTACTTTTCTGATATGTTattgtggagaaaaaacatacaACTTAGTTGAAAATGCCATTGTTCTGGCATTGTTGGAAGTGACCGCCGTATGTGCaggcagacatttttttcaatgatgggactattttagccaatcaaatgggaGTATCCCAAATTTCCAGGATCCCCTCCTGACTTCAGTAACACCCATTATCACATGCACCTGATCTCAGGTCTATCAGAGTATGTGCATAGGTATAATAGGTCACAAAATGCCTCCAcacacacgttttttttttttttttttcatgtttaaacaTTAGAAATTTGCGGTGTGCATAGGTAAATACTTCGAGCAATCttcttttacataaatattactTGTACTAGGTTATTGTTGTATTTCCTTTTAAAAAGTATGGAAGACCTCATTGAGCAATATTGAGGTGCTGAAAGCTGTGATTTGGCACATCTGACCGCTAGAGATCCGTATTTCAAACGTGTAGAAAAACGGAATTTTACAGTGCTATGAAATTACTATTCATTAATTACTTTCAGGAGTGGGgatagtagccaaaaattttactcaagtaagagtaacattacttcaaaataacattactcaagtaaaactagtcatcccaaaaaaatgtattcaagtacaaattcaaaaaaatgtatccagtgaaaagaatactcaagtaattagtaacattgtgagtaactgcttttttttttttttaaacaatggtattttttttctctcagcaaaaaCTTATCTATATCAACTGTTATAATTATACTGTGCAATAAccaattacataaccacattaagttaaagaaatacaaaaataataacaataataataataataattgaattcaGGTAATATAAAAaacgacagaaatgaagcattatttttccaaagagcatgagtcccttcttgtggagaaaatagttcctagtttgaatagtgactaCTGTAATTGCCTaaaagttactattatgaaattaaaaggatcatatctgcggttttccgtggtctgtcagtgccaaataaaaactggcagagaggtttaaatccgtgctttcaagtcatgttgagggcagcgctctaggtcaaatacttcattttttacagagctttaaagacgccacatgattgaacaggctggcatgatcatagaacagcaagcttgcgtctgattggttcaGTGGAGCCATGTGATTATtggtgcgacatctcattggtgaaattaatagaactactcttggcatcgctggcaaaaattaATACatgaatctaatatgtagaagaaagaggaaaatgtaactgctcttgtgtagcccaaagtaacggactaagagtagcatttttttcaaatctactcaagtaaaagtaaaaagtatggcttagtaaaactactcttttaTGTAAATTtatctcaaaaggttactcaactaaatgtaaaggagtacatgtaacgcgtgactacccacctctgattatagtaaaaatggattggacgttgattgccgtcaatggaagcccaaagcttaaaaaaaagaaataattcatGTAAAACGGAGAAGGAAAATGAGTAAAATAGTTTTATTGTATAAGTATAGATTAACGCAAGGCACATGTACAGCAAGTGAAGGCCAATACTCTCCTGCAGTGAATCCGCAAAAAATGTTGAATCCCCAAATAAGGACATTGCACTACCATCAACACATTAAGACAATCTGTGCAACACATcctttttcaaaaatatattcGTATACAGAATAATCATACTGTGTCTCTAAACACTGAAGCGACTCAACGATACAAAATGCAGGAGACTATCTGGACACATTGAGACCAATTGTAGCAAATCCTCATGCTTAATAGCATAAAAGTGGCAGTGAATCAAAAATAGGTACTATACCTTTTGTCATAAACAATTCTACTGAAAAGCATACAAgttcatatcatgacaaaataaaatattagcTGTCAAACACAAAAACTACATTTCAATATACAAAGGTTATAAGAGGACGAGGATGTCTGAAAAATACGACAACGTCCCTTTCAGGCAGGTTCAGAAGCTGCATGGCTTGGAAAGACAGTTTTTGGTTGAATCATAGCACTCCCCCCTTGGCAAGGTTTGCTTTAATAATATGCATATTCTGAGGTAAAATCATAATCTGATCCTGCACATCACGTGTTTTATTTGATTGTTTGCTGCAAAATTAGGGTAGAAACACCATGGGCATTTTGTGGGCCAAAGCATAACATACCAAAAATATACGATAAACCACTGGCATCTGTGGTTACcagaattaaaaaacaaaaaaataaataaataaacaaacaaaaacaggaaACCAATTAAAAGTGTACtgtcaaattaaaaacaaactacCAATAAAAGAAGTACATTGTAACTTTTTATATATCAAATGATagcaaacgactttaaaaagtaCAGTATGTACGTACAGTTTATGTAACATGTCTGGTGGTGTCACTGCACATCGTTTCTTTTTCCAAGGTTTGAACTTGCACCATCGCTGTGTCACTCGAGTGTGCTGATTACTGAGCCAAAAGCACGGGCCTGATTCAGTTGCCAGTACCTTCTTTTACATTCTCAGGAAGTAAGCTTTCCTAACCTACTTGCATAGGATTTCTAAATCTGAAGCTGGTCTTCAGTAACTCAGTAGTTAGCATGCTCGGCTACTAAGATGATGGTCTTGATTTTAATCCTGGTTGAAAAGGGGGGGAAAACGAAATAGGAATGCAGTGATATCACCACACCAAGGCCGGTTAAATATGGATCAAAGTCTAAAAAGTTACAATATTAAATTTTTTCGACCATGATTTTCAATTTTTCCATAAAATTTACAGTTACTGAAACATTATACCATTTTCATATACGTacattttactgtttttttttaggatttgtCATGGCAAAATACTGACAACCACAGTTGCCAGTTCTTTTTGTCTAAGGTAGAGATTTAAGAGTCAAGATTCCAACATCACCATCATTGAAACTGCAAACTAGTACAGGCAATTTTCAGGAAAGGCCAGCCCCTGAATGCACTGCTCGCCTCCGTCTGCCAAGTACGGACCTTCTTCCTCAGAGGAAGGCAGAGTTAGAGTATCCTCCTCTCCGGGAGGCAGACGGGAATCCGGGTCGGGCTTCAGACTGAGCCTGTGTCTTTCTGGAAACGCCAAAGAGAAGAGGGCCTCAGGGTTGCACACAAACTTGTAGACGTATCTCTCCCCCGCAACCTGATAGAAGAACCAATCAGAGGAAAGAATCTGAGCGCTCATTCCTGGGTCAATGAGGGTGTTCATTACAACTTTACCTTCTGCATGATGCCCTTCTCATAGTAGTACCTCAGCGAGCGGCTCAGCTTATCGTAGTTCATGGCAGGTCGGTTCTTCTGGATCCCCCAGAGCCGGGCCACCTAGATTGCCcaaagaaaacatcaaactgGATCCGTCaagatttgaaagttaaagattCAGCGCCACCTGCAACACCTACCTCTTCAGAGTCAATGAGTTTAAATTCCATATTGCGCCCTGTCCACACAATCAGATGTGCATTAGCCGGGTTGTCCAGTAGTGTTAGTAGGAACTGCCACAACTGCAGTGAGCCACGACGCTGATATGGCAAACCATCCTGCTTTGCTTTACCTgcaagtaaaaaacaaaaagacattAGTATCTTTAGAATTTTACATTTTAGAATCAATGGTCAGGTAAATAGTCCTCGCTCTTACCCTCCAATCTGTCCGGCACCACACAAGCATCGTCATAGTAAAAGTGTGCTTCTGCGTCACGGGGAAATCCTGCCAGGGGGCAAGAAGATGAATGACAAGTTCACACTCAGGCACGACCGAGAAGCAAAAGACACTCGTATTCACCTGTCCCGCTGGGCTGGTACAAGACTGATGTTTTGCCAAAGGGTGATGATTGGCAGGTTTGAACTTCTTCAAAACACAAATAATTGAAATGTGACTTTTTAATAGTTAATGCAGAACCGTATTCCTCTGTGAAAAAAGGGCCGTGGCTGCAGGTATTCCACTCAATACATACCTGCGTCAAAGCCAAAGTCTCTCGGCTCTTGTTTGATTGTGACTCGGTTGAAGGCCACCATGCTCGAAGTGCACGCCGCTGCATCGGGATAATGTGGATCTAGACTCTCCTGTTTGCAAACGGCTCTACTGCGGACTGAAACAAGGGGCTCTGATAGGTGCCGCTGATAGGCCGGGCGGCCCGCATTGCTCGACTGAGAGAAGTGCATGTTGGCTGTTTTCTTTGCTGGTAGAAAGGACAAACATGGGTCTGACATCTGTCGCTGAAACCTGAGAAGACATTTACGTACTGGTAAGTACTGGAATTAACTTTCCCTAATTCACTTACTTTTATTAAACAGAACCACACTACTAAAaattagcctggtactccagactcaccgctgttccagctattgagtctggccaccattaaacggataaaatttccagggtggagcaagccacagcaaatagacagcggagtggaccaatcagcgacgggcggatgtGAAGTTAGAAacgcgacgagggacttgcacgcggaagtaaacatacgaggagagcggagtttattcaacatggctagcgcgagacagactgttgtcaatgacttgtgtcgatgtgtttttggtaatttaaaactgatttgaccgtggattggaacataatctcagctctcctgttcgccatctgtgttgttgtggagacgactttcgacgcggaagagtgacgttgctcgttaagaacacatcacgcaaataaacaaatctgatttgacgattgattttgtacttgctcgagaggccgttaatgggctgggtctca contains these protein-coding regions:
- the LOC130912543 gene encoding ETS translocation variant 5-like, which translates into the protein MDCFYDQQVPFVVPDSECHSEGKERCLNNRKRKFLDAGLDQDTEELFQDLSQLQEIWIAEAQAPDDEQFVPDFQPNTVMFQTPQVSKVKRESSPSKDLSPCRTRHTDVCLYSNSACDDKTAEFTHTTAPNLRQRHANSPTWQVSSCPTHHQHMPQGNQSHQFALPRPPIGCLTADFGSEQRFQRQMSDPCLSFLPAKKTANMHFSQSSNAGRPAYQRHLSEPLVSVRSRAVCKQESLDPHYPDAAACTSSMVAFNRVTIKQEPRDFGFDAEVQTCQSSPFGKTSVLYQPSGTGFPRDAEAHFYYDDACVVPDRLEGKAKQDGLPYQRRGSLQLWQFLLTLLDNPANAHLIVWTGRNMEFKLIDSEEVARLWGIQKNRPAMNYDKLSRSLRYYYEKGIMQKVAGERYVYKFVCNPEALFSLAFPERHRLSLKPDPDSRLPPGEEDTLTLPSSEEEGPYLADGGEQCIQGLAFPENCLY